A portion of the uncultured Draconibacterium sp. genome contains these proteins:
- a CDS encoding DUF2007 domain-containing protein: protein MIYMTTHEYKAEMAKDLLESAGIKIVVLNQHDSAYQSFGEYNIYVAEENRDEAINLIKELKGE, encoded by the coding sequence ATGATATATATGACGACGCACGAGTACAAAGCAGAAATGGCTAAAGATTTGCTTGAAAGTGCGGGAATTAAAATTGTTGTCCTTAACCAACATGATTCGGCATACCAGTCATTTGGAGAGTATAACATTTATGTTGCCGAAGAAAACCGTGACGAAGCCATTAACTTAATCAAAGAATTAAAAGGTGAGTAA
- a CDS encoding biotin--[acetyl-CoA-carboxylase] ligase translates to MFLTDKNIIVFNELDSTNNYAKQLVKEKAAQGTVVLAHYQDSGRGQVGNFWESEPNKNLLFSVLLYPGFLEAGKQFYISKIVSLALTEVLKEHINDVKIKWPNDIYVGEKKIGGILIENTVKGITLDSSIVGVGVNVNQEQFLSDAPNPVSMKQLLKNDFDIHEILKAFLQKLENYIEVLREGRLEKVDAEYFQSLFRNEGFYPYQKDGKAFSARIAGIGSFGQLQLEEPDGNVTEYMFKEVEFVI, encoded by the coding sequence ATGTTTTTAACGGACAAAAATATCATTGTATTTAACGAGCTCGATAGTACCAACAACTATGCCAAGCAACTGGTAAAAGAAAAGGCGGCTCAAGGTACTGTCGTTTTGGCACATTACCAGGATAGTGGGCGCGGGCAAGTTGGTAATTTTTGGGAAAGCGAACCCAATAAAAATTTGCTTTTCAGTGTGCTATTATACCCCGGTTTTTTAGAAGCCGGAAAGCAGTTTTACATTTCGAAAATTGTAAGCCTGGCTTTGACCGAAGTTTTAAAAGAGCACATAAACGATGTGAAAATTAAATGGCCCAACGATATTTATGTAGGCGAAAAGAAAATTGGCGGTATTTTAATTGAAAACACCGTAAAGGGGATTACCCTTGATTCATCGATAGTTGGAGTGGGTGTGAACGTTAATCAGGAGCAATTTCTTTCAGATGCTCCCAACCCGGTGTCGATGAAACAACTCTTGAAAAACGATTTTGATATTCATGAGATTTTAAAGGCATTTTTGCAGAAACTTGAAAACTACATTGAGGTTTTGCGAGAGGGGAGATTAGAAAAAGTTGATGCAGAATATTTTCAATCCTTGTTCAGAAATGAAGGATTTTATCCATACCAAAAAGACGGCAAAGCATTTAGCGCCAGAATTGCAGGTATTGGCAGTTTTGGCCAACTTCAGTTGGAAGAACCCGACGGTAATGTAACCGAATATATGTTTAAAGAGGTGGAGTTTGTAATTTGA
- a CDS encoding rhodanese-like domain-containing protein, whose protein sequence is MHIHELNPWRTLIAVSIFVVILVIGFLTMPKSVFEYEKSIDESIEAVINGEDYFYPWELEEVIANKPDSIVLFDIRDNFVFGQGHIPGAENLSANTLADPDNIDRLKSLRDMGVTIVLYGENELQANGPWMFFRQVGFNNIKLLLGGYEYYKANENDLYNTINDDTYFRGFPRYDYADLAAPKDGSDLGSDQDNQPVQVRRREKTNVAAGGC, encoded by the coding sequence ATGCATATACATGAACTAAATCCGTGGAGAACATTAATCGCAGTTTCAATATTTGTGGTTATTCTCGTAATTGGTTTCTTAACCATGCCAAAGTCGGTGTTTGAATATGAAAAGAGCATTGACGAAAGCATTGAAGCTGTAATTAACGGCGAGGACTATTTTTATCCGTGGGAATTGGAAGAAGTAATAGCCAATAAACCCGATAGTATCGTTTTGTTTGATATTCGCGATAACTTTGTTTTCGGACAGGGGCATATTCCCGGTGCCGAGAATTTATCGGCAAATACATTGGCCGATCCTGATAATATTGATCGTTTGAAATCATTACGTGATATGGGCGTTACCATTGTTTTATATGGCGAAAACGAATTGCAGGCCAATGGTCCGTGGATGTTTTTCCGCCAGGTAGGGTTTAATAACATAAAGCTTTTACTGGGTGGTTATGAGTATTACAAAGCAAACGAAAATGATTTGTATAATACCATTAACGACGATACTTATTTTCGTGGATTTCCGCGATATGATTATGCCGATTTGGCTGCACCAAAAGATGGTTCAGACCTGGGCTCTGATCAAGACAATCAACCGGTTCAGGTTCGCCGTCGAGAAAAAACAAATGTTGCTGCCGGCGGTTGTTAA
- a CDS encoding rhodanese-like domain-containing protein, whose amino-acid sequence MNRNYILLTILMLVLAVGTLFLTGDDEPKQISPDELLQEIIQPTRYVTTDQVAKMIIQGDPSLLMVDVRSADEYAEYALPGSLNIPLEELTNDGNLSYFGVPGIKVVFISNDDIRADQTWVLTKRLGINGTYVMTGGLNGWMQTIIDPTQPNPDAPSIDHELYAFRKGAQIFFTGAESATPEGENVEVQVRRREKTNVAAGGC is encoded by the coding sequence ATGAATCGAAATTATATTTTACTAACCATACTGATGCTTGTTTTGGCTGTAGGAACCTTGTTTTTAACAGGAGATGATGAGCCAAAACAAATTTCTCCTGATGAATTATTGCAGGAAATTATTCAGCCTACACGCTATGTAACAACCGACCAGGTAGCCAAAATGATCATTCAGGGCGATCCGTCGCTGTTAATGGTTGATGTACGTTCGGCAGACGAATATGCAGAATATGCCTTGCCTGGATCGTTAAATATTCCGCTTGAAGAACTTACAAACGATGGAAATCTGTCGTATTTTGGAGTACCCGGAATAAAAGTGGTATTCATTTCAAACGACGATATCCGTGCCGATCAAACATGGGTGCTTACCAAACGTTTGGGAATTAACGGCACTTATGTAATGACAGGTGGCTTAAACGGCTGGATGCAAACCATAATTGATCCAACGCAGCCAAATCCTGATGCACCTTCTATTGATCATGAACTTTATGCTTTCCGAAAAGGAGCACAAATTTTTTTCACCGGAGCCGAGTCGGCAACTCCCGAAGGAGAAAATGTTGAGGTGCAGGTGCGCAGAAGAGAGAAAACAAATGTTGCAGCTGGAGGTTGCTAA
- a CDS encoding YeeE/YedE thiosulfate transporter family protein — translation MSSNQTNIQEPKYINPYLGGVLLGLLIIATVYITGRGLGASGAIKSAVVTTSNTVAPKATEANHYMGQFLSDDHSPMYSWLVFESLGVLIGGLLSGIVFGRVKKWRTDHGPKITSKKRLILAVIGGALFGLGSQFGRGCTSGAALSGSATFALGGVIVMFAIFGTGYAVAYLFRKFWI, via the coding sequence ATGAGTTCAAATCAAACAAATATACAAGAGCCAAAATACATCAATCCATACCTGGGGGGCGTATTGCTTGGCTTGTTAATTATTGCAACTGTTTATATTACAGGCCGTGGTTTAGGAGCCAGCGGTGCCATTAAAAGTGCGGTTGTAACTACATCAAATACTGTTGCTCCAAAAGCTACTGAGGCCAACCATTACATGGGACAGTTTCTTAGCGACGATCATTCGCCAATGTATTCCTGGTTGGTTTTCGAATCGTTAGGTGTTTTAATTGGTGGTCTGTTGTCGGGTATTGTTTTCGGTCGAGTTAAGAAGTGGAGAACCGATCATGGTCCGAAAATTACCAGCAAAAAACGATTGATTCTTGCCGTTATTGGTGGAGCGTTGTTCGGATTAGGTAGCCAGTTTGGCCGCGGATGTACCAGTGGTGCAGCCCTAAGCGGCAGCGCAACCTTTGCCTTAGGTGGTGTAATTGTAATGTTTGCCATTTTTGGTACCGGTTATGCCGTAGCGTACTTATTTAGAAAATTTTGGATTTAG
- a CDS encoding CDP-alcohol phosphatidyltransferase family protein, producing the protein MKNIIKQIPNFITTLNLLSGVIATIFAVDGHLIWAGIFICAASVFDFADGLAARALKAYSEIGKQLDSLSDLVSFGVAPGAILFTLLEFSLFGKNQPIHEISADWWQWIILFSSFLVPVFGAIRLAKFNVFTSDEPFFRGLPIPSNGIFWASLGLMLEFPKYHDNFQMLYSTKNLVILGIFMSGMMVINLPMFSLKVKNLRLKDNWYRYLFLALSAILLLVFNVYGLALIILLYIILNVIFYLFKVEF; encoded by the coding sequence ATGAAAAACATTATTAAACAGATACCCAACTTTATTACCACCCTCAATCTTCTATCAGGAGTTATTGCCACAATATTTGCAGTTGATGGGCATTTAATCTGGGCAGGAATATTTATTTGTGCGGCCTCGGTTTTCGACTTTGCCGACGGACTGGCTGCTCGTGCTTTAAAAGCATATTCTGAAATCGGGAAACAGCTCGATTCTTTATCCGATTTAGTTTCATTTGGCGTGGCTCCCGGAGCTATTCTATTTACTTTACTCGAGTTTTCGTTGTTTGGGAAAAACCAACCCATACACGAAATTAGTGCCGACTGGTGGCAATGGATTATTCTTTTCTCCTCATTTTTAGTGCCGGTATTTGGTGCAATCCGCCTGGCAAAGTTTAATGTGTTTACCAGCGACGAACCATTTTTCAGAGGTTTGCCCATTCCGTCGAACGGAATATTTTGGGCTTCGCTTGGGTTAATGCTCGAATTTCCGAAATACCACGATAATTTTCAAATGCTGTATTCCACAAAAAACCTGGTTATCCTGGGTATTTTCATGTCGGGAATGATGGTGATCAACTTGCCAATGTTTTCGCTGAAAGTGAAAAACCTGCGCTTAAAAGATAACTGGTATCGTTACCTCTTCCTCGCCCTGTCAGCCATTTTACTACTCGTTTTTAATGTTTACGGATTGGCGCTGATCATTTTACTTTACATTATTCTGAATGTGATCTTTTACCTTTTCAAGGTGGAGTTTTAG
- the nrfD gene encoding NrfD/PsrC family molybdoenzyme membrane anchor subunit, translating to MKEELFVSGRNIPNIDPYLNIWHWQIPLYLFLGGLAAGILFFAGYYVVRGKADKMVATVKIAPIIAPLALVIGLGALFWDLKHKLFFWQLYTTVRLDSPMSWGAWTLMAITPLSFIWVASYMKELVPGWDWKLELINKAEAWVIKQRVAIAWVMMILAIILGVYTGILLSAFNARPLWNTSILGPLFLVSGFSTGLASIIWISKDEKERKKLSRIDLIFIIIEIFLIVHLFMGFRAGSETAIEAANLFLGGHFTVSFWVFVVLIGLIFPALFETLEIWGMHVPKWLPPVMILFGGFMFRFIMVEAGQITRYLY from the coding sequence ATGAAAGAAGAATTATTTGTAAGCGGACGAAATATACCGAACATTGATCCGTACCTTAACATATGGCACTGGCAAATTCCACTCTACCTGTTTTTGGGAGGTTTAGCTGCCGGAATTTTATTCTTTGCAGGTTACTATGTAGTGCGCGGAAAAGCCGATAAAATGGTAGCAACCGTAAAAATTGCACCAATTATTGCGCCCTTGGCACTGGTAATTGGCTTAGGAGCCTTGTTCTGGGATTTAAAACATAAACTGTTTTTCTGGCAATTGTATACCACCGTGCGTCTCGACTCGCCTATGAGTTGGGGAGCCTGGACACTGATGGCCATCACTCCATTGTCGTTTATTTGGGTAGCCAGTTATATGAAAGAATTGGTGCCGGGATGGGACTGGAAACTGGAGCTTATTAATAAAGCCGAAGCCTGGGTTATAAAACAACGTGTTGCCATTGCATGGGTGATGATGATTTTGGCAATAATTTTAGGTGTTTACACCGGTATATTATTGTCGGCGTTTAACGCTCGTCCATTATGGAACACTTCTATTTTAGGGCCACTGTTTCTGGTGTCCGGATTTTCAACCGGGCTGGCATCCATTATCTGGATTAGTAAAGATGAAAAAGAAAGGAAGAAATTGAGTCGTATTGATTTAATATTTATCATTATCGAGATCTTCCTGATTGTGCACCTGTTTATGGGCTTCCGCGCCGGATCGGAAACAGCAATCGAAGCAGCCAACTTGTTCCTTGGCGGACACTTTACCGTGAGTTTTTGGGTGTTTGTGGTGTTAATCGGTCTGATTTTTCCTGCTTTATTCGAAACACTGGAAATTTGGGGAATGCACGTTCCAAAATGGTTACCTCCGGTAATGATTTTATTTGGTGGTTTTATGTTCCGTTTTATTATGGTTGAGGCCGGACAGATAACACGTTACCTCTATTGA
- a CDS encoding phosphatidate cytidylyltransferase: protein MSNLLKRSLTGIIYIAVMLGGTLLHPIVFAVVFATLLFITQYEFYAMVEKAGHHPSRIIGSIFGVIFFLVCFGLSNNYLPRQFGFSFIPIVVILLIVEIFRSDKDTLKNAGSSTLGFAYIALPFSLMNFVVHTSVNGQNTFYPWIMVGVFFILWINDSAAYLVGTQLGKHKMCKNISPAKSWEGLIGGAVFAVIMGLVNAVLFQAVSMVSWIAIAVLTVVFGTLGDLFESKIKREIDIKDSGTFLPGHGGFLDRLDSLLFVIPAIFIWLIFTGNV from the coding sequence GTGAGTAATTTACTAAAACGCTCTCTAACAGGAATTATTTATATTGCCGTTATGCTGGGCGGAACATTGCTCCATCCCATCGTTTTTGCAGTAGTATTTGCAACACTTTTATTTATTACCCAATATGAATTTTATGCCATGGTGGAAAAGGCCGGTCATCATCCTTCGCGGATTATCGGAAGCATTTTTGGCGTAATCTTTTTCCTCGTTTGCTTTGGCCTGTCGAATAATTATTTGCCGCGCCAGTTTGGCTTTAGTTTTATTCCAATAGTTGTTATCTTGCTTATTGTTGAAATATTCAGAAGCGACAAAGACACGCTAAAGAATGCAGGTTCAAGCACGTTGGGTTTTGCCTACATTGCGCTGCCTTTTAGTTTAATGAATTTTGTTGTACACACGTCGGTTAACGGGCAAAATACTTTTTACCCATGGATAATGGTCGGCGTATTTTTTATCCTGTGGATTAACGACTCGGCCGCATACCTGGTAGGCACACAGTTAGGAAAACACAAAATGTGTAAAAATATATCGCCGGCAAAATCGTGGGAAGGATTAATTGGAGGAGCAGTTTTTGCAGTAATTATGGGATTAGTAAATGCCGTTCTATTTCAAGCCGTGAGCATGGTTAGCTGGATTGCAATTGCAGTACTTACCGTTGTTTTTGGAACATTGGGCGACTTATTTGAATCGAAAATAAAACGCGAAATTGATATAAAAGACTCGGGAACATTTCTTCCCGGTCATGGTGGTTTCCTCGATCGTTTAGATAGTTTGCTTTTTGTTATCCCTGCAATTTTTATTTGGCTCATTTTTACCGGAAACGTGTAA
- a CDS encoding YeeE/YedE thiosulfate transporter family protein, which yields MGPLIPNGVIGGGWDFVIAILLGVAFGFILESSGFSSSRNLAGVFYGYNFVVLRVFFTALIVSMVGLLYFDYVGWLNLSQIFILPTFLTPMIVGGVIMGVGFVIGGFCPGTSFTGIAIGKLDALFFTIGLYLGIFGFSLAFPLFENFFTSGDMGNVTLMEITGIPAPYFAVAFTIVALAAFWGTMFIEKRVRKNMKQYKF from the coding sequence ATGGGACCTTTAATTCCTAATGGTGTAATTGGCGGCGGATGGGATTTTGTTATCGCAATTTTGCTTGGCGTTGCTTTTGGGTTTATTCTCGAATCATCCGGCTTTTCTTCATCGCGAAACCTGGCCGGAGTATTTTACGGGTATAATTTTGTTGTACTTCGTGTATTTTTTACCGCATTAATTGTTTCAATGGTTGGGCTATTGTATTTCGATTATGTTGGGTGGCTTAACCTTTCACAAATATTTATACTTCCTACATTTTTAACACCAATGATTGTTGGAGGAGTAATAATGGGAGTAGGTTTTGTAATTGGAGGCTTTTGCCCGGGAACAAGTTTTACCGGTATTGCCATTGGTAAACTCGATGCTTTGTTTTTTACCATCGGGCTATATCTGGGAATCTTCGGTTTTTCACTGGCTTTTCCTCTGTTCGAAAACTTCTTTACCAGTGGCGATATGGGAAATGTAACACTTATGGAAATCACCGGAATTCCGGCTCCGTACTTCGCTGTTGCATTTACAATTGTTGCTCTTGCTGCTTTCTGGGGAACAATGTTTATCGAGAAACGCGTGCGTAAAAACATGAAGCAATATAAGTTCTAA
- a CDS encoding lactate utilization protein yields the protein MASAREEILNRLKSAIHPEPEMPDFDAPVYHSIEKSLGQAFKENLEAVNGSVYLCQSEEELADKLRTILQDIPETEVVCAEDKLQELLTRNGIKHRNYEKGKHAIEAGITSCEFLIAHTGSVMVSSALQGGRQMSVYPPQHIVIARKDQLVDYLHTAYDKIREKFPDQLPSQITLITGPSRTADIEKTLVMGAHGPRELHVLLY from the coding sequence ATGGCATCGGCTCGAGAAGAAATATTGAACAGGCTTAAAAGCGCCATTCACCCCGAGCCGGAAATGCCAGATTTTGATGCTCCCGTTTATCACTCCATCGAAAAATCTTTAGGTCAGGCATTTAAAGAAAATCTGGAGGCGGTAAACGGGAGTGTTTATTTGTGTCAGTCGGAAGAAGAACTTGCTGACAAACTTAGAACCATTCTGCAGGATATTCCTGAAACAGAAGTGGTTTGTGCTGAAGATAAACTTCAGGAGCTGCTCACAAGGAACGGGATTAAACATCGAAACTATGAGAAAGGCAAACATGCAATAGAAGCGGGGATAACATCGTGCGAGTTTTTAATTGCACACACCGGATCGGTAATGGTAAGTTCAGCATTGCAGGGAGGCCGGCAAATGTCAGTGTATCCGCCGCAGCATATTGTTATTGCCCGAAAAGATCAGTTGGTAGACTATCTTCATACCGCCTATGATAAAATTCGGGAGAAATTCCCCGATCAGCTTCCTTCGCAGATAACCTTAATTACCGGACCAAGCCGAACCGCAGATATTGAGAAAACGCTGGTTATGGGCGCCCACGGGCCGCGCGAATTACATGTATTACTTTATTAG
- the rsfS gene encoding ribosome silencing factor: MSKAEESKILLEAILEGIHRIKGKDIKHVDLESIDHTECGHFIICHGTSSTHVDSIAHTVEQTVKEITGEDVWHRDGYRNAIWILLDYGDVMVHVFQEEARQFYNLEGLWADAKITKIEEE; the protein is encoded by the coding sequence ATGAGTAAAGCAGAAGAATCAAAGATTTTATTAGAAGCAATTCTTGAAGGTATTCATCGGATAAAAGGGAAAGATATAAAGCACGTTGATCTGGAAAGTATAGATCATACTGAATGCGGACATTTTATAATATGCCACGGAACCTCATCGACACATGTTGATTCAATTGCACACACGGTAGAACAAACGGTTAAAGAAATTACCGGCGAAGATGTTTGGCATCGCGACGGCTACCGAAATGCAATTTGGATTTTATTGGATTATGGCGATGTTATGGTACATGTTTTCCAGGAAGAAGCGCGCCAGTTTTATAACCTTGAAGGACTTTGGGCTGATGCAAAAATTACAAAAATTGAAGAAGAGTAA
- a CDS encoding sigma-54 dependent transcriptional regulator — protein sequence MSKILVIDDERSIRNTLKDILEYEKYEVDLAEDGTKGIEKVRSAEYDIVLCDIKMPGLDGIEVLERLVVLAPDTPVVMISGHGNIDTAVDSIKKGAFDYIEKPLDLNRLLITIRNAMDKSTLVTETKILKKKVNKKFEIIGESKAITEIIEMADRVAPTDARVLITGANGSGKELVARRIHDQSNRSSGPFVEVNCAAIPSELIESELFGHEKGAFTSAVKQRKGKFEQANGGTLFLDEIGDMSLSAQAKVLRALQESIISRVGGDKHIKVDVRVVAATNKNLANEIDQNKFREDLYHRLSVILIHVPTLNERLDDIPLLANHFIKQICGEYGMQEKSISPKAIKELQKINWTGNIREFRNVIERLIILCDKEITDADVLKFAAPLK from the coding sequence ATGTCAAAGATCCTGGTAATAGATGATGAGAGAAGTATTCGGAATACGTTGAAAGATATTCTTGAATACGAAAAATATGAAGTAGATCTGGCAGAAGACGGAACAAAAGGAATTGAGAAGGTTCGTTCGGCCGAATACGATATTGTACTTTGTGATATAAAAATGCCCGGACTCGATGGCATTGAAGTTTTGGAACGCCTTGTGGTTTTGGCACCCGACACTCCGGTTGTAATGATCTCGGGACACGGAAATATTGATACCGCTGTTGACTCAATTAAAAAAGGAGCATTCGATTATATTGAAAAGCCGCTCGATTTAAATCGTTTGCTGATTACCATCCGTAATGCCATGGATAAATCAACCCTGGTTACCGAAACAAAAATTCTAAAGAAAAAGGTTAATAAGAAATTTGAAATCATTGGTGAGTCAAAAGCCATTACTGAAATTATTGAAATGGCCGACCGCGTTGCGCCAACCGATGCCCGGGTTTTAATTACCGGTGCCAACGGATCGGGAAAAGAGCTGGTGGCACGCCGAATTCACGATCAGAGTAATCGTTCGTCAGGCCCTTTTGTTGAGGTGAATTGTGCTGCAATTCCTTCGGAGTTGATCGAAAGTGAATTATTCGGTCACGAAAAAGGAGCGTTTACGTCGGCCGTAAAACAACGCAAAGGAAAATTTGAGCAAGCCAATGGCGGAACACTTTTTCTGGATGAGATTGGTGATATGAGTCTTTCAGCGCAAGCCAAAGTTTTACGTGCCTTGCAGGAAAGTATTATCAGCCGTGTTGGTGGCGATAAACACATAAAAGTTGATGTACGCGTTGTGGCTGCAACCAATAAAAATCTGGCCAACGAGATCGATCAAAATAAATTCCGCGAAGATTTGTATCACCGTTTAAGTGTAATTTTAATTCATGTACCTACGTTGAACGAGCGCCTGGATGATATCCCATTATTGGCCAATCATTTTATTAAACAAATTTGTGGTGAGTACGGAATGCAGGAAAAATCAATATCTCCTAAAGCCATAAAAGAATTGCAAAAAATAAACTGGACCGGTAATATCCGCGAGTTCCGGAATGTGATTGAACGCCTTATTATTCTCTGTGATAAGGAAATTACCGATGCCGATGTACTAAAATTTGCAGCGCCTTTGAAATAG
- the ftsH gene encoding ATP-dependent zinc metalloprotease FtsH — MTDKQNNKKDQNNLNNPFGKLNPKGNNGKPPKFNAYWIYGIIAVVFIIVQYYISTSKGPVDTSWPEVKQMLQNGDVKRIVVINEKVARIYLKEDRLKNYESDFEGNFSKPSDMGPHFKLNTGPIEKFAEDLTVAQENQQDKVFPVYEDEQNWARDIIWSIGPFVLIILLWWWIFRRMSRGGAGGGGAGGIFNVGKSQAKVFDKDQKVSTNFKDVAGLAEAKQEVEEIVEFLKSPAKYTKLGGKIPKGALLVGPPGTGKTLLAKAVAGEANVPFFSMSGSDFVEMFVGVGASRVRDLFKQAKEKAPCIVFIDEIDAIGRARGKNPNMGSNDERENTLNQLLTEMDGFDTNSGVIILAATNRADILDRALMRAGRFDRQIHVELPDLNERGEIFNVHLRPLKLSEEVKVDFLAKQTPGFSGADIANVCNEAALIAARRNRDAIVKQDFLDAVDRIIGGLEKKNKIISQEEKNTIAFHEAGHATISWLLEYAHPLVKVTIVPRGKALGAAWYLPEERSITTKEQLLDEMASALGGRAAEEITFGKISSGAQNDLEKVTKQAYAMVSIFGMSEKVGNISFYDSTGQSDYSFTKPYSEKTAELIDEEVKVLIDSQYKRAKQVLQENKEGHAKLAKLLLEREVIFSEDLEAIFGKRPWDKKHAISENGNGDKPAVAELKEKKETKAEENSEEETTKE, encoded by the coding sequence ATGACAGATAAACAAAATAACAAGAAAGATCAGAACAATCTGAACAACCCTTTTGGGAAATTAAATCCCAAGGGCAACAATGGCAAGCCACCTAAATTCAATGCATACTGGATTTACGGGATTATTGCTGTTGTTTTTATTATTGTACAATATTACATCAGCACCAGCAAAGGCCCTGTTGACACGTCGTGGCCCGAGGTAAAACAAATGTTGCAAAACGGCGATGTTAAACGTATAGTGGTAATTAATGAAAAAGTTGCCCGCATTTACTTAAAAGAAGACCGTTTAAAAAATTACGAATCCGATTTTGAAGGTAACTTCTCGAAACCTTCGGATATGGGACCGCATTTTAAACTAAATACCGGCCCTATTGAGAAATTTGCTGAAGACCTGACTGTTGCACAGGAGAACCAACAGGATAAAGTATTTCCGGTTTACGAAGATGAACAGAATTGGGCTCGCGACATAATTTGGTCGATTGGGCCTTTTGTACTGATAATATTACTGTGGTGGTGGATTTTCCGTAGAATGAGCCGTGGTGGTGCCGGAGGAGGTGGCGCCGGCGGTATATTCAATGTCGGAAAGTCACAAGCCAAAGTTTTTGATAAAGACCAGAAAGTATCGACAAACTTTAAAGACGTTGCCGGACTGGCAGAGGCCAAACAGGAAGTTGAAGAAATTGTAGAATTCCTGAAAAGTCCCGCAAAATATACCAAACTCGGTGGTAAAATTCCGAAAGGTGCCCTTTTGGTTGGCCCTCCGGGAACAGGTAAAACATTATTGGCAAAGGCAGTTGCCGGCGAAGCAAACGTTCCGTTTTTCAGCATGTCGGGGTCCGATTTTGTGGAGATGTTTGTGGGAGTTGGAGCATCGCGTGTTCGCGACTTGTTTAAGCAAGCCAAAGAAAAAGCACCATGTATCGTGTTTATCGACGAGATTGACGCCATTGGTCGTGCACGTGGAAAGAACCCAAATATGGGATCGAACGACGAGCGCGAAAATACGCTGAACCAGCTGCTTACAGAAATGGATGGTTTCGACACCAACAGTGGGGTAATTATTCTGGCAGCAACTAACCGTGCCGACATTCTCGACCGTGCATTAATGCGTGCCGGCCGTTTCGATCGACAAATTCATGTAGAATTGCCGGATTTAAACGAACGTGGAGAAATTTTCAACGTTCACCTGCGCCCGCTAAAATTAAGCGAAGAAGTAAAGGTTGATTTTCTGGCCAAACAAACACCGGGATTCTCGGGTGCCGATATTGCCAATGTTTGTAACGAAGCAGCATTAATTGCAGCTCGTAGAAACAGAGATGCAATTGTTAAGCAAGATTTTCTTGATGCTGTTGACCGTATTATCGGTGGTTTGGAAAAGAAAAATAAGATCATTTCGCAGGAAGAAAAGAATACCATTGCTTTCCACGAAGCGGGTCACGCCACCATCAGTTGGTTGCTGGAATATGCACATCCACTGGTTAAAGTAACTATCGTTCCACGAGGAAAAGCACTGGGTGCAGCCTGGTATTTGCCTGAAGAGCGTTCGATTACAACAAAGGAACAGTTGCTGGATGAAATGGCTTCGGCATTGGGCGGACGTGCAGCAGAAGAAATTACATTTGGTAAAATCTCGTCGGGCGCGCAAAACGACCTCGAGAAAGTTACCAAGCAAGCGTATGCCATGGTGAGTATTTTTGGAATGAGTGAAAAAGTTGGGAACATCAGCTTTTACGATTCAACCGGTCAGTCAGACTATTCGTTCACCAAACCATACAGCGAAAAAACGGCAGAACTGATTGACGAGGAGGTAAAAGTTCTGATTGACAGCCAATACAAACGTGCAAAACAGGTATTGCAAGAGAACAAAGAAGGGCACGCCAAGTTAGCTAAACTGCTGCTTGAACGGGAAGTCATTTTCAGCGAAGATCTGGAAGCGATATTTGGCAAGCGACCATGGGACAAAAAACACGCCATCTCAGAAAATGGCAACGGAGATAAACCTGCAGTAGCCGAGCTGAAAGAAAAGAAAGAAACAAAAGCTGAAGAAAATTCGGAAGAAGAAACAACAAAAGAATAA